The Raphanus sativus cultivar WK10039 chromosome 6, ASM80110v3, whole genome shotgun sequence sequence GAAGGGCATGGGATGCTGTGGATTGGTGGACTTTTGGGATATTCCTGTACGAGCTTCTCTTTGAGAGAACGCCTTTCAAGGGTTCAGGAAACCGACAGACATTATTCAATGTGGTTGGTCAGCCTCTACGGTTCCCTGAAACTCCTGTGGTGAGTTTTGCAGCGAGAGACCTTATCAGAGGCCTGCTTATGAAGGAGCCGCAGCAGCGGCTGGGGTTCAAAAGAGGAGCCACTGAGGTTAAGCAGCACCCATTCTTTGAAGGTGTGAACTGGGCTTTGATTCGGTGTGCCACTCCACCAGAGATTCCAAAGCCAGTTGAGCTGGAGGAGAGTGGACCTGTGAATGTTGCAGAGTCACCATCGAGCCAGAAGACAGCGGCAGGTTTGGTTCTGAATGCTGAGAAAGGCTctgataaatatttggaatttgaTTTCTTCTAGCACTAAGGCTATAGATATGGGTAGTCTCTTCTTACTTTGAAGACAATGTGGTGAAAGATGATTAAGTGTTGGTTCTCTCTTCATAGATTGTCTTGAAATGaaattatatgtttgttttctCTATGCTTTAGTTACCTCAATTAGTATTTATCAGAGTTACTTTGTGCTCTTCCCTCTATTCAACCAAACTCAAAacataacaaatatataatctttcATCGTCTCTCATTCCATTAAATGTTAGTTTTGGGCTTACTGAAAAAGCAAATGCAAGCAAAAGGGTCATTGGATTGATCTTTCTTTGGCCGTTGCTCTTTTGGGGACTTGGAGGGAGTGTAGGGAGTTCTCTCCTGTACTTTTGGGGACCTGGAGGGGACTCTCTCCATCACTGGCACCTCCATCTTTATCTCTTTTCCTTGGCATATGACCTTAACCTCACACAGTTCTGCTGCAGAGCTCCTCATTATCTGTTCAGGAACACTGTTTCCTCTTGTCGAATTTGCTTTCCtacaagaaacagagagagaaaaagactGTCCTGTCATCTTACAACTAAAGAATAGTGTCCAATGACCTTTGTGTATATATGATACCTTGCATTAGATTTATCGATCCCAAGAACAAGCTTCTTAATGTGAAGAATAGTGATGAGGTCTTGTAAAGCCTTTGCCACCGAGTCACTCTCTACCAGTACTGTCTCCACCTTCACCTGTATTTTGCTTACATGTGTTACTTCACTATCATGATCCACTCTTAATCAAtaccaagagaaagagagagagagatgggacCTTAGAAGCAGAACAGGCGTGAAGGAACTTGTTCAAGagagttcttctcttctcccTTTCCTGAGACATAAAGGTTTCAAGTTGTTCTTGGCTCGCTTGCTCCCTCGTTAGCCTCCCCACTACACAAAGATCATACATACATAATACACTTGAGTTCAAACACAAAAGTTGGTTTCATCAAAGATAAGAAGTGGTAAGAGGGTAACATATACATACAAGGATAAGGGATGGAGCGAGTCTCAGGGAAGACATGGATGAGGTAAAGAagagtagaagaagaagtgatGAGATTGTCAAGAGCCCAACGCAATGCCTCCATGCTAGAGTCTCCTTTGCCAACACCAACATACACGTTGTCCTCACCGTTCATGGACACTGTTCCACTGTTGCTCCCTTCAAACTGAATCTCTCTCACCGTCTCCAGCCCTCTccttccatcttcttctcccTCCTCTTCTATCTCattgttcatcttcttcttcctcgttgACTTTTTACCACTTGGTTTTGCTTCAAACTTTCTGACTTTCCTTTAATTTATATGCAAACACATGTGTTTTGTGCAATGTACGacttcatttgtttttttgccGTGTGAGTTTTGTGAAAGCCTGAAGTTTTCAAGACATTGTACTTTTTACATAGCATGACAAGTTCCATATATTACAAGGTTTATCAACACGTATGTGTTTGGAAACTAGTTATTTAACTAAATTTGCATCATCCAACATTAGTAAAATAGTTTATCTTGGTCAAGAATTTGAAATTGTGTAAGGGTCAACCTGCTTTGCTCGTTGTTTATTGGCAATTGTTGCACGAATATCCGAATCCAAAGCAGGAATCTTTATGTATAATAATCCAAAGTCAAAACACATACCTTTCTTAGCAGTTACAAACAACAAAGATGCAAAGTGCAAACCTTATACCTTAGCAACTGAAGTTTGATGCTTTCTCTCTAGGAATCATTCCCATTTTTGTGTTAGGCTTGAAAGACTTCAGCCCTTGAAAGATCATTTTGACCCAAAGATAGAAAAGCTGGCCTCTCTAGGTTTTGGGCAAAGTTTGACTAACTTTTTGAATAGTTTAGGCCCAAACTTGAATCTCAAGAGAAGTTGACCCACCACCAGATGTGTTTCTCTTAGTCCATGAGTCATAACTCACAAAGTCACAGTCAGTGCCAACTAGCACAAAGTTAGTTGTGTCTTTAGTCTTTGGCTTTTGGATTGCAAATCACAAGAAAGACTTTTGTATGAGATTGGCATGTTTGGCCAGACAAGGAAAACTGACCTTTGATTAACACATAAAGCAAACCCATTCATGCCATCTCCGCCCCCTAAACTTTCTTTTTGATCTTCTTTATAGTAGTTAACCAATTGAAAAGTAATTAAAACGTTTACAAAGACGACAACTTTATATAGTTGACTCAGAAAAAAAGAGATAACTTTGAATACACCATTATCAAAAACAAGGCTCACCAAATCCGCTACGagtacataataaaaaaaaagacggAGTCTTTATCAAAGTAGTTCTGCTCTTAAGAGGAGTTTAATACACTTTATTGTGTTTTTAAAAGGTGTAGACTTCTGTTGGGGGGTTGTATGTCTCTCCTACCACCTCTTTGACCTTTAATGATGGGCTCATAACTTTGGTGCAAAGGAAGACAAAAAGAGCCGAtcttggagactttactctcTTCTGAGATACTCTCTCCTGGTTGCGGAGGAAGTGAGTGAGCCAAAAAAATGGGGGTCGTCTCAGAAGAAGCCATTGATGAATTCCTGGAGCTAATAAATCAAGGTCCCACCTTTTTGCTCTTTACTTCTTACTCTTTCTGCTCTTATTAGTAATTTAACTAAATTGGGTAACAATTTGTAACCAGTTGAGGAGCCTTTGAAGAAAACATTTGAGGTATGTTCTGTTTTTGGGTCTCTGTTCTTGGAAATGGGTCAACCCCCATTCAACAGATTAGATCCACATATGCATCACTTATACTGACAAACACGTTTGATCTATCTTTGAGTATATAACTGGTTTTTCTCTTTGATTCCTTAAGATTTTTTGCATCTCATTGTTGCGTTCATCCTCCACGCTTCTTATTCTTGCTTTTTCTGAAgttaatgaaaattattttgtgaaaacTGC is a genomic window containing:
- the LOC108805673 gene encoding U-box domain-containing protein 35-like; this translates as MNNEIEEEGEEDGRRGLETVREIQFEGSNSGTVSMNGEDNVYVGVGKGDSSMEALRWALDNLITSSSTLLYLIHVFPETRSIPYPLGRLTREQASQEQLETFMSQEREKRRTLLNKFLHACSASKVKVETVLVESDSVAKALQDLITILHIKKLVLGIDKSNARKANSTRGNSVPEQIMRSSAAELCEVKVICQGKEIKMEVPVMERVPSRSPKVQERTPYTPSKSPKEQRPKKDQSNDPFACICFFSKPKTNI